A part of Hydrogenobacter sp. genomic DNA contains:
- a CDS encoding cellulose biosynthesis cyclic di-GMP-binding regulatory protein BcsB: protein MWWGKLLSVLLFFISLSSALESKTYTFEKLNILSDDLVLKGINPKYDFYLPTLPQLSNGEVRLNLSFSPYLRDDSTLTVLINDIPYKTFKVREIPPLLRIPFIRKGDRDFVKVSLLGNLRVSNNVCEDVFSDKVWLVVGKNSTVEFKYDHYKNIREFLRDYDNRYCIKSPWLIPLVYQICKQNPVPCDVIYQPNDEDCRKYIDEAKGDLLELKGNTLYVPLETPLAFERGVFYPFLFGSPQEIKNVRRESEEVLSEVSLRDLGIDTVSVEGVGNLSYTIPLELSKIGGVPDKLFFRIFIAHTPVHKRDNMEIRIYLNGRMVSAYPLDGSGKKSFDIELPVNELTYGTNYVSVNLANFTSADNCFGAVSHIVFTLFGDSYFYWNNLKSNPKTISDFLKILNGYVAIVVKDPHFYSLATKLISDLANFNKNIKILDLNPPDVSKHDFLILFESPANTKGRLIDLSRGEFDLINPLTQKVIFSSKPNESFTALMVDRIEGKPALVLSYYPDPSGIKMLSLYQFRNLLELSGNVGIATKDFISAYEVGKKLRVEYKYEKGFGYYWNRYKLWIIMFLVIPVTTFLAYVYRKLTRRSQT, encoded by the coding sequence ATGTGGTGGGGGAAGCTTTTATCTGTGCTGTTATTTTTTATTAGCCTTAGCTCAGCTTTAGAGAGTAAAACCTATACCTTTGAAAAGCTTAACATCCTTTCTGATGATCTCGTACTCAAAGGGATAAATCCAAAATATGACTTTTACTTGCCCACTCTACCTCAACTGTCTAATGGTGAGGTGCGCCTTAATCTAAGTTTTTCACCTTATCTGAGGGATGATAGTACCCTAACGGTGCTTATTAACGATATACCCTACAAAACTTTCAAAGTTAGGGAAATTCCGCCTCTTTTGAGAATCCCTTTCATCAGAAAAGGAGACAGGGATTTTGTAAAAGTGAGCCTTTTAGGTAATTTGCGAGTTTCTAACAACGTGTGTGAGGACGTTTTTTCTGATAAAGTGTGGCTTGTCGTGGGGAAAAACAGCACCGTTGAATTTAAATACGATCATTACAAAAATATAAGGGAGTTTTTAAGGGATTACGATAACCGTTACTGTATAAAATCTCCTTGGCTTATACCTCTGGTTTATCAGATATGCAAACAAAACCCTGTTCCTTGCGATGTGATATACCAACCTAATGATGAAGACTGTAGGAAATATATAGACGAAGCCAAAGGAGATCTTCTTGAGTTAAAAGGAAATACTTTATATGTACCTTTGGAGACCCCTTTAGCTTTTGAGAGAGGTGTGTTTTACCCATTCTTATTTGGTAGCCCGCAGGAAATAAAAAATGTTCGGAGGGAATCTGAAGAAGTCTTAAGTGAGGTATCTTTGAGGGATCTGGGTATAGATACGGTAAGCGTGGAGGGTGTGGGAAACCTAAGTTACACAATTCCTTTAGAGCTTTCTAAAATAGGAGGAGTTCCAGATAAGCTCTTCTTTAGGATCTTTATCGCTCACACTCCCGTTCACAAAAGGGACAATATGGAGATCAGGATATATCTCAATGGAAGGATGGTATCAGCATATCCCCTTGATGGGAGCGGTAAAAAGAGCTTTGATATTGAGCTTCCGGTAAATGAACTAACATACGGGACCAACTACGTAAGCGTGAATCTTGCAAATTTTACATCAGCAGATAACTGTTTCGGTGCTGTTTCCCATATTGTATTTACCCTTTTTGGAGATTCTTACTTTTACTGGAATAACCTCAAAAGTAATCCAAAAACTATATCTGACTTTCTAAAGATCCTTAACGGTTATGTGGCTATAGTTGTCAAAGATCCGCACTTTTATAGTCTGGCAACAAAGCTGATAAGCGATCTCGCTAACTTTAACAAAAACATAAAGATATTAGACCTTAACCCTCCGGATGTGTCCAAACACGACTTTCTCATCTTGTTTGAAAGTCCTGCAAATACAAAGGGTAGACTTATTGATCTGAGTAGAGGAGAGTTTGACCTGATAAATCCTCTTACCCAAAAGGTTATCTTCTCTTCTAAACCCAACGAATCTTTCACTGCTTTAATGGTTGATCGCATAGAAGGTAAACCTGCTTTAGTGCTTTCTTACTATCCTGACCCTTCTGGTATAAAAATGCTTTCCCTTTATCAATTTCGGAACCTTCTTGAACTTTCGGGGAATGTGGGGATCGCAACAAAAGACTTTATATCCGCATACGAAGTTGGCAAAAAGCTAAGGGTAGAGTATAAGTACGAAAAAGGCTTTGGATACTACTGGAACAGATACAAGTTATGGATAATTATGTTCTTGGTGATCCCTGTAACTACATTCCTCGCTTACGTTTACAGAAAACTTACGAGGAGGTCGCAAACATGA
- a CDS encoding SCP2 sterol-binding domain-containing protein — MYKFLSEDWIKAYAEEWNKNEKLKSDLKDFSASIKYYIEGKEDHAVELVVEKGQAKSAGKANSHKYDFELWASPENWKKLATAEMGPRAAMLTKRLKFKGSMITAMKYMSAFEESLRMMSKVSTDWSL, encoded by the coding sequence ATGTATAAGTTTCTGTCAGAAGATTGGATAAAAGCCTACGCAGAAGAGTGGAATAAAAACGAAAAGTTAAAGTCTGATCTAAAGGACTTTTCTGCCAGTATAAAGTATTACATAGAGGGCAAAGAAGACCATGCGGTGGAGCTTGTGGTGGAAAAGGGGCAAGCAAAGTCTGCAGGAAAAGCAAACAGCCATAAGTATGACTTTGAGCTTTGGGCAAGTCCAGAAAACTGGAAGAAGCTGGCAACTGCTGAGATGGGTCCACGTGCTGCCATGCTTACCAAAAGGCTCAAATTTAAAGGCTCTATGATTACCGCCATGAAGTATATGTCAGCCTTTGAGGAAAGTCTTAGGATGATGTCAAAGGTTTCCACCGACTGGAGCCTATAA
- a CDS encoding DUF2173 family protein, translating to MATLSKLKELMSIPGAVAAGEFADDGRLLAYYGNIDERSAEIAAMMCAANKLMGNMQAKGWSAYTGQDGFYPVVGFAVAGGKYAACIMGNVGVFVELDKADFDKTFETLSKYI from the coding sequence ATGGCAACTCTGAGCAAGTTAAAAGAGCTTATGTCTATACCCGGTGCGGTTGCAGCCGGGGAGTTTGCCGATGATGGCAGGCTTCTTGCCTACTATGGCAACATTGATGAAAGGTCTGCAGAAATAGCGGCGATGATGTGCGCTGCCAACAAGCTCATGGGCAATATGCAGGCAAAGGGTTGGAGCGCCTACACGGGGCAGGATGGTTTTTATCCTGTGGTGGGCTTTGCGGTGGCTGGTGGTAAGTATGCTGCCTGCATAATGGGTAATGTGGGCGTCTTTGTAGAGCTTGACAAGGCGGATTTTGACAAGACCTTTGAAACTCTATCAAAATACATCTAA
- a CDS encoding YqhA family protein, translating into MIKKLLELGQAIALLPAVSLFIGATFLGFYGVYILIETLYSVVFKPEVRDPAILSTKFISVMDIHLLSIILYIFAIGLYELFVGKLSVPDWLRITDIDQLKAKLASVVILILAITFTKKLVEWKNPLDTLLFAVAIAVIIGVLIFYYKVKEE; encoded by the coding sequence ATGATAAAAAAACTCCTTGAACTTGGACAGGCCATAGCCTTACTTCCAGCCGTAAGCCTTTTTATAGGTGCTACCTTTTTGGGATTTTACGGAGTTTACATACTTATAGAAACGCTTTACAGCGTAGTTTTTAAGCCAGAGGTGAGGGATCCCGCTATTCTTTCTACCAAGTTCATTTCTGTCATGGATATACACCTTCTTTCCATAATACTCTATATCTTTGCGATAGGACTTTACGAGCTTTTTGTGGGAAAGCTAAGCGTACCCGATTGGCTCAGGATTACAGATATAGATCAACTAAAAGCCAAGTTAGCCAGCGTTGTGATCCTCATACTTGCCATAACTTTTACTAAAAAACTCGTTGAGTGGAAAAATCCTCTGGATACCCTTCTCTTTGCTGTTGCTATAGCTGTCATTATAGGTGTCCTCATCTTTTACTATAAAGTCAAGGAGGAGTGA
- a CDS encoding DUF2173 family protein translates to MANLDRLMKIKGVWAAGEFSDDGKLIAYKGNISEEHAAMAAQMCAANSMMAKMQCDGYTAFSGQEWTPMHGWALTGPKYSVCVMGNMGVFVNNDEVSFNEVFKVLREEARK, encoded by the coding sequence ATGGCAAACCTTGACAGGCTTATGAAAATCAAAGGTGTTTGGGCAGCAGGAGAGTTTTCTGATGATGGAAAGCTCATAGCCTACAAGGGCAACATATCAGAAGAGCATGCGGCAATGGCAGCACAGATGTGCGCAGCAAACAGCATGATGGCAAAGATGCAGTGTGACGGATATACAGCCTTTTCTGGTCAGGAATGGACACCTATGCATGGCTGGGCTTTGACGGGTCCTAAGTATTCGGTCTGTGTAATGGGAAATATGGGAGTCTTTGTAAATAACGACGAGGTTTCTTTCAACGAAGTCTTTAAGGTTCTGAGGGAAGAGGCAAGGAAATAA
- a CDS encoding septation protein SpoVG family protein: MKVTLLKFYPFETSLKKPRLLGYADVELGGLLVIRSIKLFESKYGGYFIQLPEVQKDGKNYIIIDIKSKEVLENIRRVIVDHYKGNYL; this comes from the coding sequence ATGAAAGTAACGCTTCTCAAATTTTATCCCTTTGAAACTTCTCTGAAAAAGCCAAGACTTCTTGGGTATGCGGATGTTGAGTTGGGTGGACTTCTGGTAATAAGGAGTATAAAGCTGTTTGAGAGTAAGTACGGTGGATACTTCATACAGCTTCCCGAAGTGCAAAAGGATGGGAAGAATTATATCATAATAGATATAAAGTCAAAGGAAGTTCTTGAAAATATTAGGAGAGTTATAGTAGACCATTACAAAGGGAACTATCTTTAG
- a CDS encoding selenium metabolism-associated LysR family transcriptional regulator → MVRNIDLDTRLLELFCCVYEKGSISKSSNCLHLSQSTISFHINQLEKSIGLKLFYRKGRTLIPTSNAHILYPYAKRILEVKLLALEEIKLISGSYKGHIKIGASSIPGTYLIPNIVSNYLLKNPNSSIEIIVEDSMKVISMVEEGKVDLGFIGFRCTNPDFEVVEMWEDTIHFVGNKGVEKNLSLADLVKYPFILREESSGTRRFVESVLRAKGIDIKDLNIIAVVDKNDIILSLLENVQAVSFVSSYVLRGKKDVKILNVKDIEPIKRKFYLIYDKERPQSPAVRFFLEIMMEKKPAIVK, encoded by the coding sequence GTGGTAAGAAACATAGATCTTGATACGAGACTTCTTGAGCTGTTCTGTTGCGTTTACGAGAAAGGGAGTATCTCAAAAAGTTCTAACTGCTTACATCTCTCCCAATCCACTATCAGCTTTCACATAAATCAACTTGAAAAGTCTATAGGGCTGAAGCTTTTTTACAGAAAGGGAAGGACACTTATCCCAACAAGTAACGCTCACATCCTCTACCCATATGCCAAAAGGATACTTGAAGTAAAACTCTTAGCTCTGGAGGAGATCAAGTTAATATCCGGGTCGTACAAAGGTCACATAAAAATAGGTGCAAGCTCTATCCCCGGAACATATCTAATCCCTAATATAGTAAGTAATTATCTTTTGAAGAATCCTAACAGCAGTATAGAGATAATAGTGGAAGATTCAATGAAGGTCATCAGCATGGTAGAAGAGGGAAAGGTGGATCTCGGTTTTATAGGCTTTAGGTGTACAAATCCAGATTTTGAAGTTGTTGAGATGTGGGAGGATACTATACATTTCGTAGGTAATAAAGGTGTTGAGAAAAATCTGTCTTTGGCTGATCTTGTGAAGTATCCCTTTATATTGAGGGAAGAATCCTCCGGTACGAGAAGATTTGTAGAGAGTGTTTTAAGGGCTAAAGGAATTGACATTAAAGATCTTAACATCATAGCAGTTGTTGACAAAAACGACATCATTCTTTCACTCCTTGAAAATGTGCAGGCTGTGTCTTTTGTATCCTCATATGTCCTTAGAGGTAAAAAGGATGTGAAGATTCTCAATGTAAAAGATATAGAACCAATAAAGAGGAAGTTTTACCTAATATACGACAAGGAAAGACCTCAAAGCCCTGCGGTTAGATTCTTTTTGGAGATTATGATGGAGAAAAAGCCTGCTATTGTTAAATAA
- the def gene encoding peptide deformylase, which translates to MVREILKFPHPMLKTPTQRVDVIDEEVRRLIQDMFDTMYHAEGVGLAANQIGVSLKVMVIDTSKKEGSPPIKVVMINPELVEAEGQIKYREGCLSFPGLVVEVNRYSRVKVKATDINGEEKTYEFAGFPAIVFQHEMDHLEGITFIDRVNGLKRRLALDRYARLQKEKV; encoded by the coding sequence ATGGTTAGGGAGATACTGAAGTTCCCTCATCCTATGTTGAAGACACCCACCCAGAGGGTGGATGTGATAGATGAGGAAGTAAGAAGGCTCATTCAGGACATGTTTGATACCATGTACCATGCCGAAGGTGTGGGGCTTGCAGCAAACCAGATAGGTGTGAGTTTAAAGGTGATGGTTATAGATACATCAAAAAAGGAAGGAAGTCCTCCCATAAAGGTAGTTATGATAAATCCCGAGCTTGTTGAAGCAGAAGGACAGATCAAGTACAGGGAGGGTTGTCTTTCTTTCCCTGGACTCGTTGTTGAAGTCAACAGGTACAGCAGGGTGAAGGTAAAGGCTACTGACATCAATGGGGAGGAAAAAACTTACGAATTTGCCGGGTTTCCTGCCATAGTCTTTCAACACGAAATGGATCATCTTGAAGGCATTACTTTCATAGACAGGGTAAATGGACTTAAGCGAAGACTTGCTCTTGACAGGTACGCCAGACTTCAGAAAGAAAAGGTATGA
- a CDS encoding sigma 54-interacting transcriptional regulator, producing the protein MDFRVFENLFDGVLVIDKNFRVVYSNISARELLGGKLEGSGCRGLFSICESCPFNYVKEEGQGVQVYDTEVINSSKRICWSMSPLYEKGEFVGVVEVFKDVSNVVHCIVEAERQRVYKETVLNSIVEAILVLDLEGCVIEHNSVAKRMLCREEDEELAGKNIKELINLSLEELPPEGERADIYVETPCGRQKASLLVSPMASGFGYVVSLYVIPPISQCELGEEEAIISRSTAFNKVLDMTKTIAEYDVNVLLEGETGTGKSLLAKYIHYMSPRRNGPFVKVNCAAIPETLLEAELFGYVRGAFTGAVKDKPGKVELAEGGTLFLDEIGDMPMPLQAKILHLVQEKEFERLGDIKTRKANIRIISATNKNLKELIKQGQFREDLYYRLSVVKLCLPTLRERREDIPALANYFLEKYSRFYSRRIKGISPEAMKILLSYHFPGNIRELENLIERAVITCRGSIINPEDIHIDMDSMPSVKEEEI; encoded by the coding sequence ATGGACTTTAGAGTCTTTGAAAACCTCTTTGATGGAGTTCTTGTAATAGACAAAAACTTCAGAGTGGTTTATTCAAACATCTCTGCAAGGGAGCTATTAGGTGGGAAGTTGGAGGGAAGTGGGTGCAGGGGGCTTTTCTCCATATGTGAAAGCTGTCCCTTCAACTATGTAAAGGAAGAGGGGCAGGGGGTTCAGGTTTATGACACAGAGGTTATAAACTCATCAAAAAGGATTTGCTGGAGCATGTCGCCTTTATATGAAAAAGGGGAGTTTGTGGGGGTGGTGGAGGTTTTCAAAGATGTTAGTAATGTGGTGCATTGCATAGTAGAAGCAGAGCGTCAAAGGGTTTATAAAGAAACGGTTTTAAACTCTATCGTAGAAGCCATCCTTGTGCTTGACCTTGAAGGCTGTGTAATAGAGCATAACAGTGTGGCAAAGAGGATGCTATGCAGGGAGGAAGATGAGGAATTGGCAGGAAAAAACATAAAGGAGCTTATAAATCTTTCCTTAGAGGAGCTTCCTCCAGAGGGCGAGCGAGCAGACATATATGTGGAAACACCCTGCGGAAGGCAGAAGGCTTCCCTTCTTGTCTCTCCTATGGCTTCAGGCTTTGGCTATGTGGTGTCTTTGTATGTGATTCCTCCTATCTCACAATGTGAGCTTGGAGAGGAAGAGGCCATTATAAGCAGAAGTACAGCCTTTAATAAGGTGCTTGATATGACTAAAACTATAGCAGAGTACGATGTTAACGTGCTACTTGAAGGAGAGACGGGCACGGGGAAAAGCCTGTTAGCCAAATACATACACTATATGTCTCCAAGAAGGAATGGACCCTTTGTAAAGGTTAACTGCGCTGCTATTCCTGAAACGCTGTTAGAGGCTGAGCTTTTTGGCTATGTGAGGGGTGCTTTCACGGGTGCGGTAAAGGACAAGCCCGGAAAGGTGGAGCTGGCAGAAGGCGGAACCCTCTTTCTTGATGAAATAGGGGACATGCCTATGCCACTTCAGGCAAAGATACTACACCTTGTGCAGGAAAAGGAGTTTGAAAGACTTGGAGACATAAAAACAAGAAAGGCAAACATAAGAATAATATCAGCAACCAACAAGAATTTGAAAGAGCTTATAAAACAGGGACAATTTAGGGAAGACCTTTACTACAGGCTAAGCGTTGTAAAGTTATGCCTTCCTACTCTCAGAGAAAGAAGGGAGGATATTCCAGCCCTTGCCAACTACTTTTTAGAAAAGTACTCCAGGTTTTATTCAAGGAGGATAAAAGGAATATCTCCGGAAGCTATGAAGATCTTACTTTCTTATCACTTTCCGG
- a CDS encoding glycosyltransferase: MVELLKDMKIGELLVSKGLISQEQLEQALEYQKKYGGRLGWILASLGYIRRLDLFRTIAQHLGLEFWEDFEKMKRFVDPNFIKRFDPYQLAQYEVIPVKYIGEKVIVFTSDPRSQRLNSFVKKHFPDKELSEIVITDLDLIKLLEFFFRDQFIDKAVHGLFYISPNYSASVVFSKGQVVAMGIFLYVSLFWIYYDVVSYIIVLLFLIQVFYVSAILFKLVISLAGTKSEMQQFVTDEEIKSLDERDLPVYTVLVPVYKEPEVISILINSLKKIDYPQNKLDVILLLEEDDKETYEAAKAQNPPVNWRFVIVPPSLPKTKPKACNYGLFFARGKYLTIYDAEDIPEPDQLKKAVVSFMKGKDEYICFQAALNYFNKDENFLTKMFTLEYSYWFDYLLPGLYNLRLPIPLGGTSNHFDVEKLREIGAWDPFNTTEDADLGVRAFGKGYKVGVINSTTYEEANARVKNWIRQRSRWVKGYMQTWLVHLRNSRRLYKSVGLRGFLAFHMLIGGTPLTFLINPIMWVLFTFWLLTQTKAIDVFFPPAVLYLSLFNLLFGNFIGIYLNMLAVFRRKYYELLPYALLNPLYWILHSIASYKALYELFTKPFYWQKTQHGITKYKPPLQETV, from the coding sequence GTGGTGGAACTTCTGAAGGATATGAAAATAGGGGAGCTTTTAGTTAGCAAGGGTCTCATAAGTCAAGAACAGCTTGAACAGGCACTTGAGTACCAGAAAAAGTACGGCGGAAGACTTGGCTGGATACTGGCAAGTTTAGGATACATCAGGCGTTTAGATCTTTTCAGAACGATCGCCCAACACTTAGGACTTGAGTTTTGGGAAGATTTTGAGAAAATGAAAAGGTTCGTTGATCCAAATTTTATAAAGCGTTTTGATCCCTACCAACTCGCTCAGTATGAAGTAATTCCAGTAAAATACATAGGTGAAAAAGTTATAGTATTTACTTCTGATCCAAGAAGCCAGAGACTCAACAGCTTTGTAAAGAAGCATTTTCCGGATAAAGAACTCTCGGAGATAGTCATCACTGACCTTGACCTTATAAAACTCTTGGAGTTCTTTTTTAGGGATCAATTTATTGATAAAGCGGTTCACGGTCTTTTCTACATAAGTCCCAATTACTCAGCTTCGGTGGTCTTTTCAAAGGGACAGGTAGTTGCTATGGGTATTTTTCTGTATGTGTCTCTGTTCTGGATCTATTACGATGTGGTCTCTTATATCATAGTCCTGCTTTTCTTAATTCAGGTTTTTTATGTATCTGCCATACTTTTCAAACTGGTAATAAGTCTTGCAGGTACTAAATCCGAAATGCAACAGTTTGTAACAGACGAAGAGATAAAAAGCCTTGATGAGAGAGACTTACCTGTTTATACGGTGCTTGTTCCCGTTTATAAAGAACCCGAGGTAATAAGCATACTCATAAACAGCTTGAAAAAAATAGATTATCCTCAGAATAAGCTGGACGTGATACTCCTTCTTGAGGAGGATGACAAAGAAACTTATGAGGCTGCAAAGGCTCAAAATCCACCTGTAAACTGGAGGTTTGTGATAGTCCCTCCGAGCCTTCCCAAAACTAAACCGAAAGCTTGCAATTATGGATTATTCTTTGCCAGAGGAAAATACCTAACCATTTACGATGCTGAGGATATACCTGAACCAGATCAATTAAAAAAGGCGGTTGTATCTTTCATGAAAGGCAAGGACGAGTACATATGCTTTCAAGCGGCTCTCAATTACTTCAATAAGGACGAGAATTTTTTAACAAAGATGTTCACTCTTGAATACTCCTACTGGTTTGATTATCTGCTTCCGGGACTTTACAATCTAAGACTTCCCATACCATTGGGAGGAACAAGCAACCACTTCGATGTGGAAAAACTCAGGGAAATAGGAGCTTGGGATCCCTTTAACACAACGGAGGATGCGGATTTGGGTGTTAGAGCTTTTGGTAAAGGCTACAAGGTGGGGGTTATAAACTCCACAACCTACGAAGAGGCAAACGCAAGGGTCAAAAACTGGATAAGACAGAGATCAAGATGGGTAAAAGGCTACATGCAAACGTGGCTTGTGCATTTGAGAAACTCAAGAAGATTATACAAAAGTGTGGGACTGCGCGGTTTTTTAGCTTTCCACATGCTCATAGGTGGAACTCCCCTTACTTTCCTGATAAATCCCATTATGTGGGTACTGTTTACCTTTTGGCTTCTGACACAGACAAAAGCCATTGATGTATTCTTTCCACCTGCTGTACTCTATCTTTCCCTCTTTAACTTGCTTTTTGGAAACTTCATAGGCATTTACCTCAATATGCTTGCTGTATTCAGAAGAAAGTACTACGAACTCTTACCTTACGCTCTTCTTAACCCCTTATACTGGATTCTTCACTCCATTGCCTCTTATAAGGCGCTTTATGAGCTTTTTACTAAACCTTTTTATTGGCAAAAGACACAGCACGGTATTACCAAATATAAACCTCCCCTTCAGGAGACGGTATAA